From the Erythrolamprus reginae isolate rEryReg1 chromosome Z, rEryReg1.hap1, whole genome shotgun sequence genome, one window contains:
- the CHMP2A gene encoding charged multivesicular body protein 2a — protein sequence MDLLFGRRKTPEEMLRQNQRALNRAMRELDRERQKLETQEKKIIADIKKMAKQGQMDAVKIMAKDLVRTRRYVKKFIMMRANIQAVSLKIQTLKSNNSMAQAMKGVTKAMATMNRQLKLPQIQKIMMEFEKQSEIMEMKEEMMNDAIDDAMGDEEDEEESDAVVSQVLDELGLTLTDELSNLPSTGGSLSVAGGKKAEASAALADADADLEERLKNLRRD from the exons ATGGATCTATTATTTGGGCGCCGGAAGACCCCAGAGGAGATGCTACGGCAAAATCAGCGGGCTCTGAACCGTGCCATGCGAGAATTAGACCGTGAGCGGCAGAAGCTGGAGACCCAGGAGAAAAAAATCATTGCTGACATCAAGAAAATGGCCAAGCAAGGACAGATG GATGCTGTGAAAATCATGGCTAAAGACCTGGTGCGAACAAGGCGCTATGTAAAGAAATTCATCATGATGCGGGCTAACATCCAAGCTGTGTCCCTTAAAATACAGACACTCAAATCAAACAATTCCATGGCTCAGGCAATGAAAGGTGTCACCAAAGCCATGGCTACCATGAACAGACAG CTCAAGTTGCCTCAGATTCAGAAGATCATGATGGAGTTTGAAAAGCAGTCAGAGATCATGGAAATGAAGGAAGAGATGATGAATGATGCTATTGATGATGCAATGGGAGAcgaagaggatgaggaggaaag TGATGCTGTTGTCTCCCAGGTGTTGGATGAGTTAGGTCTGACATTGACTGATGAGCTGTCAA ACTTGCCTTCCACGGGTGGTTCTCTGAGTGTGGCAGGAGGAAAGAAAGCCGAAGCTTCAGCAGCCCTCGCCGACGCAGATGCCGATTTGGAGGAGCGGTTAAAAAACCTACGGCGAGACTAG